The Desulfurellaceae bacterium genome contains the following window.
CACCTCGTCACCCCGCTCGGCCGCCAGCCGCCGACCCTGGGGCGAGATCGGGCCAAAAGGGTTCTCGGGAATCTCGGCGTCCCGAATGATCGGCACATAGGGGTCCAACAAGGAGATCAGGCCGCGAATGATCCGCGACTTGGCTTGGCCCCGTTCGCCCAGGAACACCATGTGATGGCCAGCCAGGACAGCGTTCTCAATATCTGGAATCACGCTGTCTTCATAGCCGATAATACCGGGCAGGATCTGCTCACCCGCCGCGAGCATACGCAGCAGATTGGTCCGCATCTCTTCCCGTACGGAAAGGACCTGGTAGCCTGCCGTTTTCAGGTCTCCAAGCGTCCGGGCTTCCTGACGTAGGGTTTCGCTGGGGTGTTGCACTGCGATCTTTACCTCTCCTCTGCGCTTTCGGTCTGGGGCTCTGGACGCAAGCCAGCGGGCGCACCGTCCGACGCCGGCACGCTCGTCTGGGTCGGCACCGTTTTATGGTCTACCCGCAGTCGGAGTTCTTTGCCGACCTTGAACAACAACACACGTTTGGCCGCCACTGGGACGACCATACCGGTGCGCGGATTGCGTCCCTCGCGAGCCGGGCGATCCTTAATGATAAAACTTCCAAATCCCCGGATTTCGATCCGTTCGCCCTGCACCAAAGCCTGCGTCATGCTATCAAACACCGCGTTGACCATGACCTCGACTTCACGCCGCGAGAAACGGGGATATTGCTCGGCTACTTCCTCGATAAGATCCCGCTTGGTCACCGCCCTGCCCCTCAGGCTTTCTGCCGGCCGTCCTTATCCTCAGCCTCATCCCGGTCCA
Protein-coding sequences here:
- a CDS encoding integration host factor subunit beta; this translates as MTKRDLIEEVAEQYPRFSRREVEVMVNAVFDSMTQALVQGERIEIRGFGSFIIKDRPAREGRNPRTGMVVPVAAKRVLLFKVGKELRLRVDHKTVPTQTSVPASDGAPAGLRPEPQTESAEER